The following are encoded together in the Chiloscyllium plagiosum isolate BGI_BamShark_2017 chromosome 1, ASM401019v2, whole genome shotgun sequence genome:
- the LOC122552626 gene encoding N-acetyllactosaminide beta-1,3-N-acetylglucosaminyltransferase 4-like — translation MTVAVLTRGMKGILIFSVVVIVGFTLYNPVIITKKKVEILSYLDKFMWRSKVPPAAINSSNVTQAEARIDQPRAEPTPGPCHPNLAYNSLTSKLKPIYKDFMMYRHCREFPLLCRAASCDGEHTFLLLAIKSLAEHADRRASIRSTWGQERIVGGAVVRRVFLLGLTESQIRSQAVQALVDHESKQYNDIIQWGFRESFFNVTLKETLFWKWFSQDCRSVKFVFKGDDDVFVNVDNVVEYLKEYNPSHDLYVGDVFQNWYPTRAEHSKYFIPLFLYGQKPYPPYAGGGGYLLSGTSIFKLHKAAEDEELFPIDDAFVGICAQRAKIEVIAHRGFRTYGNIPYDPCIYRGLMVVHRVMPNELWLIWSLLKINRKPCSQFTRVSVKP, via the coding sequence ATGACCGTCGCTGTGTTGACACGTGGAATGAAAGGCATCCTGATATTTTCAGTTGTGGTCATAGTTGGTTTCACTTTATACAACCCGGTGATCATCACGAAGAAGAAAGTAGAGATCCTGTCGTACCTCGACAAGTTCATGTGGCGTTCCAAGGTTCCGCCAGCTGCAATAAATTCCAGTAACGTGACTCAGGCTGAGGCGCGCATTGATCAGCCCAGAGCAGAGCCAACTCCAGGCCCCTGCCATCCCAACCTGGCTTACAACAGTCTGACCTCCAAGCTCAAGCCAATCTACAAGGACTTCATGATGTACCGACACTGCAGGGAGTTCCCGCTCCTGTGCAGGGCTGCCAGCTGTGATGGAGAACACACCTTCCTGCTATTGGCAATTAAGTCGCTGGCAGAGCATGCAGACCGGCGGGCATCTATCCGCAGCACATGGGGGCAGGAGCGGATTGTTGGAGGGGCAGTGGTGCGCCGCGTCTTTCTCCTGGGCCTCACAGAGAGTCAGATCCGCTCTCAGGCTGTGCAGGCCTTGGTTGACCATGAGAGCAAGCAATACAACGACATCATCCAATGGGGCTTTCGTGAGTCCTTCTTCAATGTCACACTGAAGGAGACCCTTTTCTGGAAGTGGTTCTCCCAGGACTGCCGGTCCGTGAAGTTTGTCTTCAAGGGTGACGACGATGTGTTTGTTAACGTGGACAATGTTGTGGAATATTTAAAGGAATACAATCCTTCCCATGATCTTTATGTCGGGGATGTCTTCCAAAACTGGTACCCGACAAGAGCAGAGCATAGCAAGTACTTCATCCCACTTTTTCTATACGGCCAAAAACCTTACCCTCCCTATGCTGGCGGGGGTGGTTACCTGTTGTCTGGAACGTCAATCTTCAAACTACACAAGGCCGCTGAGGATGAGGAGCTCTTTCCCATTGATGATGCTTTTGTGGGAATATGTGCACAGAGGGCCAAAATTGAAGTGATTGCTCACAGGGGCTTCCGTACTTATGGGAATATTCCATACGACCCATGCATTTACCGAGGATTAATGGTTGTTCACCGAGTGATGCCCAATGAATTATGGTTGATCTGGAGCTTGCTAAAGATTAACAGGAAGCCGTGCAGTCAGTTTACAAGAGTTTCAGTTAAACCATGA